Proteins encoded by one window of Anopheles maculipalpis chromosome 2RL, idAnoMacuDA_375_x, whole genome shotgun sequence:
- the LOC126557672 gene encoding 5-hydroxytryptamine receptor 1-like — protein MDELILSMLVDDIGEVRQRQQVRKAQHLEDLSAVFPATSVTERSVSYRAPYSTPSTILATVVSGGTSLVPGSIPTPFAVLLAHNQTTGDHGFGQGFTGGVADAGEAGGSGSGESIVGPAASIGIGGSLGVSVTGGTTVATIVSSTLANATLSEHELDLDTIRKVIICIVLLAVIFGTIVGNILVCVAVCLVRKLRRPCNYLLVSLAVSDLCVACLVMPPALMYEVLGEWNFGRVFCDIWVSFDVLSCTASILNLCAISVDRYWAITKPLEYGVKRTPRRMMLCVGLVWLAAACISLPPLLILGNKHTIGDGPDQRPFCAVCEDVGYQIYATLGSFYIPLAVMLFVYYQIFRAARRIVKDEKRAQTRLENSLAVDKVSTTTNTTTTTAMSLKPPDSIGSAIAAGTALGAGGGSPHQKKLRFQLAKERKASTTLGIIMSAFTICWLPFFILALVRPLMDDDYPTLSSFFLWLGYANSLLNPIIYATLNRDFRKPFQEILYFRCSNLNILMREDFYHSQYGEPGSQRFVLENEGQHTARESFL, from the coding sequence ATGGATGAGTTAATCCTTTCCATGCTAGTGGACGATATTGGTGAAGTACGACAACGACAACAGGTACGGAAAGCTCAGCATCTGGAGGATCTCTCGGCCGTATTTCCTGCCACCAGCGTTACCGAACGATCCGTTTCCTATCGAGCTCCGTATTCAACGCCCTCGACTATCTTGGCCACGGTGGTGAGTGGTGGGACGAGCCTTGTGCCGGGCAGCATTCCGACCCCGTTCGCAGTGTTGCTGGCGcacaaccagactaccggtgACCATGGCTTCGGCCAGGGTTTCACCGGCGGTGTTGCCGATGCTGGCGAGGCTGGTGGTAGTGGGAGCGGTGAGTCGATCGTTGGTCCGGCGGCATCGATCGGAATCGGTGGTTCGCTTGGTGTGTCCGTTACCGGTGGTACGACGGTAGCCACGATTGTGTCCTCGACGCTAGCGAACGCTACACTGTCCGAGCACGAGCTAGACCTAGACACGATCCGCAAGGTGATCATTTGCATCGTACTGTTAGCTGTGATATTTGGCACGATCGTCGGCAACATACTGGTGTGTGTGGCCGTGTGTCTGGTGCGGAAGCTGCGCCGGCCCTGCAACTATCTGCTCGTGTCACTCGCCGTATCGGACCTATGCGTCGCCTGCCTGGTGATGCCACCCGCCCTAATGTACGAGGTGCTCGGTGAGTGGAACTTTGGGCGCGTGTTCTGTGATATCTGGGTGTCGTTCGATGTGCTGTCCTGTACCGCTTCCATCCTGAACCTGTGCGCCATCTCCGTGGACCGGTACTGGGCGATCACGAAACCGCTCGAGTACGGCGTAAAGCGAACGCCCCGTCGTATGATGCTCTGCGTCGGGCTGGTATGGTTGGCGGCTGCCTGCATTTCCCTGCCCCCCTTGCTGATCCTCGGCAACAAGCACACGATCGGGGACGGGCCCGATCAGCGTCCATTTTGTGCGGTGTGTGAAGACGTCGGGTATCAGATCTACGCCACGCTCGGTTCGTTCTACATTCCGCTCGCCGTGATGCTGTTCGTGTATTATCAAATTTTTCGTGCAGCCCGCCGAATAGTGAAGGATGAGAAGCGCGCACAGACACGGCTGGAGAACAGTTTGGCTGTGGATAAAGTAAGCACTACCACcaacacgacgacgacgacggccaTGAGTTTGAAGCCACCGGATTCGATCGGATCGGCCATCGCTGCCGGAACGGCACTGGGAGCGGGCGGTGGATCACCGCACCAGAAGAAGCTTCGCTTTCAACTGGCCAAGGAGCGGAAGGCATCGACCACGCTCGGCATTATCATGTCGGCGTTTACGATCTGCTGGCTGCCGTTTTTCATCCTGGCACTGGTAAGACCACTTATGGACGATGACTATCCAACGCTGTCGTCGTTCTTCCTGTGGCTCGGGTACGCCAACTCGCTGCTCAATCCCATCATCTACGCCACGCTGAACCGCGACTTCCGGAAACCGTTCCAGGAGATCCTGTACTTCCGCTGCTCGAACCTAAACATCCTGATGCGGGAGGACTTCTACCACAGCCAGTACGGTGAGCCCGGCTCGCAGCGGTTCgtgctggaaaacgaaggGCAGCATACGGCACGGGAAAGCTTTCTCTAA
- the LOC126557682 gene encoding uncharacterized protein LOC126557682, which translates to MSAPELAWQVVRDIGVHRCRFGHVGGAIDNFTEAAPRVGEDDESLLVLKAKAQLKYSEPTAALATIRKARKYPGNLLHCQALYETGDLEGHLLTSANGRRRQHPASGHRQQDFTAEVDLGLSTFDCTLGERAGASLLEYSHRFEEIAAEQRELRQRSVERPRWKVLAEAGECDVISVLETVRKVPPLREQIRRKKNKQILGQIHLGRGWEDWMFIEDLLPTGRYGPVVRLPQTRQSSQAMDQLVNECYTKVSARVRISQACYPVYSLRHGRFGPQSNHRREMYEIDELCKFRYRAYRAVHNQFDRMYELRDRGRTNELLRYGGEILNDFYKTTTVRVLPDKGKLVRELCNLIGLAILDGLRIPPSLMDEPPDRRLLLLFAVPPAKEAKVVVPVFGDISTYRDPTEPDHDYLRYKSKIAELERRYQRVQYPIEHCLVDYQMAREHLLNGWLDDVKVMGNRMIDEAIGCGSHLWQLIGLLTVAKALCAQHNLEQLAVQLRAAARLVQSRLPDERIAFFIEVSQKLNQDLLMKKLGQSLVLEHSLLV; encoded by the exons ATGTCCGCTCCGGAACTAGCGTGGCAAGTGGTCCGGGACATTGGTGTGCACCGGTGTCGGTTCGGTCATGTGGGCGGTGCTATTGACAATTTCACCGAAGCAGCACCAAGGGTTGGTGAAGACGATGAGTCGTTACTGGTGCTGAAGGCAAAAGCACAGCTGAAGTATTCCGAACCCACTGCAGCACTGGCAACGATACGAAAGGCCCGAAAATATCCCGGAAATTTGCTGCACTGCCAGGCATTGTACGAAACTGGAGATCTCGAGGGGCACCTGCTCACATCCGCCAACGGCCGGCGTCGCCAACATCCGGCCTCGGGCCATCGGCAGCAGGACTTTACCGCTGAGGTAGATCTCGGTCTATCCACGTTCGACTGTACATTGGGTGAGCGGGCCGGCGCATCACTGCTCGAGTATAGCCATCGGTTCGAAGAGATTGCAGCGGAACAGCGGGAACTACGACAGCGTTCGGTCGAGCGTCCCCGGTGGAAGGTATTGGCCGAGGCTGGTGAGTGTGATGTGATCAGTGTGCTCGAGACGGTTCGCAAGGTGCCACCGTTGCGAGAGCAAATTCGacgcaagaaaaacaagcaaattcTGGGCCAAATCCATCTCGGCCGGGGATGGGAAGATTGGATGTTTATCGAGGATTTGTTGCCCACGGGACGGTACGGGCCAGTCGTTCGACTACCACAAACGAGGCAAAGCTCCCAAGCGATGGACCAGTTGGTGAACGAATGCTACACGAAAGTATCGGCTCGGGTTCGGATTTCGCAGGCCTGCTATCCGGTGTACAGCTTGCGGCATGGCCGTTTTGGACCACAATCGAACCACCGGCGGGAGATGTACGAAATTGATGAGCTTTGCAAGTTCCGGTACCGGGCATACCGTGCCGTACACAATCAGTTCGATCGTATGTACGAGCTGCGTGACCGGGGCAGGACAAATGAGCTTCTTCGGTATGGTGGTGAGATTCTGAACGATTTCTACAAGACCACCACGGTACGGGTACTACCGGACAAGGGCAAGCTGGTGCGTGAACTGTGCAATTTGATAGGATTGGCCATACTGGATGGGTTGCGTATACCACCGAGCCTGATGGATGAACCACCGGACCgtcgcttgctgctgctgtttgccgTCCCACCGGCAAAGGAAGCGAAAGTGGTTGTTCCCGTGTTTGGAGACATTTCCACCTACCGAGATCCTACCGAACCGGATCACGATTATCTGCGCTATAA GAGCAAGATTGCGGAACTGGAGCGTCGGTACCAGCGTGTGCAGTACCCCATAGAGCACTGTTTAGTGGACTACCAGATGGCACGGGAGCATCTGCTGAATGGTTGGCTGGACGATGTAAAGGTGATGGGTAATCGGATGATCGACGAAGCGATCGGTTGCGGTAGCCACTTGTGGCAGCTCATCGGACTACTCACCGTCGCGAAAGCCCTGTGCGCCCAGCATAATCTGGAGCAGCTGGCCGTTCAGCTGCGGGCAGCGGCCAGACTCGTACAAAGCCGTTTGCCCGACGAACGGATTGCTTTTTTCATCGAAGTATCGCAGAAGCTAAACCAGGATTTGCTAATGAAAAAGCTGGGCCAATCGTTAGTGTTGGAACATTCGCTGCTGGTTTAG